The Micromonospora sp. NBC_00421 DNA window TGGTGACCGTGGTGTTCTTCGCCTTCTTGGTGCCACCCTTCGGGTTCTGGCTCTGCACCTTGCCGGCCTCGTCCGCCGGCACCTCCGAACCGAGTTCGGCGTTCACCTTGAAGCCGGCGTTCTGCAGGGCCCGGGTGGCCTCCGTCTGGCTGAGGTCCTTGACGTTCGGCACCTCACGGACGTTGCCCTTGGAGACGGTCAGGGTCACCTCGGTGCCCTCCGGCACCTTCTCCCCCTCGGGCGGGGAGACGTCGAGGACGATGTCCTCGCTCTCCTCGCTGTCCTTCGTCACGACCTTGACGCGGAACTTGTCGTTCGTGAGGCGGGTCTCGGCGCTCTCGACCTTGCTGCCCTTGAGGCCGGTGGGGATGCTGACCTCGGGCTTGCCACCGCAGATGTTCACCGTCACCTGCCGGTTCTCCTCCAGCGCGGTGCCGGCCGGCGGGTCCTGCTTGGCGACCGTACCCACCTTGCAGGTGCTGTCGAAGACCTGGTCGCCGGTCGCCGGCACCAGACCGAGGTTGCGGATCTCGGTGAAGGCGGCGTCCTGCGTCTTGCCCGCCAGGTTGGGCACCGGGCTCGTCTTGGTCTCGTCTCCGGCACCGTTCATCAGCAGGGCCGCCACCAGGGCGATCACCGCCAGCACGCCGACCGCCGCGAACGCCGCGATCACCCAGGCCGAACTCTTGCGCCGCTGCGGGTCGCCGACCCGGGCCGGGATCTGCCGGGTCTGCTGACCGACCACCTGCGTCGGGTAGCCGGACGACGCCGCCGCCATCGGGGTCGTCTCGTCCTGGGTCATCACCGGGGTGGCCATCACCGGTCGACCGGCGGCGGCACGGAGCAGGTCGGCCCGCATCTCGCCGGCGCTCTGGTAGCGGTTGAGCGGGTTCTTCGACAGCGCCTTCAGCACGATCGCGTCGATAGCCGGGGTGACGTCCGGGTTGATGTCGCTCGGCGTCGGCGGGGCCTCCCGCACGTGCTGGTACGCCACGCTGACCGGGCTGTCGCCGACGAACGGCGGATGACCGCAGACCAGCTCGAACAGCACGCAACCGGCGGCGTACACGTCGGAGCGGGCGTCGACGGCCTCACCGCGCGCCTGCTCCGGGGAGAGGTACTGGGCCGTGCCGATCACCGCACTGGTCTGTGTCATCGTGGTGGCGCCGCTGGCCAGCGCGCGGGCGATGCCGAAGTCCATCACCTTGACCTGACCGGTCTGGGTGAGCATCACGTTGCCGGGCTTGATGTCCCGGTGGATGATCCCGTGCCGGTGGCTGAACTCCAGGGCCGCGCACATGTCGGCGCAGATCTCCAGCGCCCGGCGCGGCTGGAGCCGCCCCTCGACGCCGAGGACCTCCTTGAGGGTCCGCCCGTTCACGAACTCCATCACGATGAACGGGAGGGTCTCGCCGGTCGGGGCGGTCTCCTCGCCGGTGTCGTAGACGGCGACGATCGCCGGATGGTTGAGCGACGCGGCGTTCTGCGCCTCGCGGCGGAACCGCATCTGGAAGGTGGCGTCCCGGGCCAGGTCTGTCCGGAGCATCTTGATCGCGACGTCCCGACCGAGCCGGAGGTCCCGACCGCGGTGCACCTCGGCCATGCCGCCGTAACCGAGCAGCTCGCCGACCTGGTACCTGCCACCGAGCAGGCGGGCCTGGGCTGTCATCGCGTTCGTCGTCCTTCGCTCGTCGTCGTCTCGCCGGCACCTGGTCCGGGCCGTACCACCCGACGGTACGGTGTTCCGACCGGATCGTCGCGTCCGTGGGCACTCAGCGCGCCGGACGTCGTGCGCGGAGCCCCCGGATCACCGTTCAACAGGTTGTTCCGCGCACTGTAGGAGAGCACGCCCGAACAGACCAGGATCAGCACGGCCAGCAGGATGGCCAGGGTCACCATGCCGGACCGGGAACGGGGTGGCGGGGCGGGGGCCGGCAGCGGCTGCCGGGCGTACCCCATGGGTCGGTCGGACCGGAGCTGGGCCGGCGGGACGGACGCGGCACCCCGGGGCTGCTGGTAGGGGACCATCGGGGCGGCCTGGGCCGCCGGCCGCTGGACCTGCTGCGGATGCCGGGCCTGGACCGGTGGTCGGGCCTGACCGCTGGCCGGTGGTCGGGCCTGACCGGCGGCCGATGGACGGGCCTGCCCACCGGCGGGCGGGCGGTGCTGGTGGGACAGGGCGGCGGGCTGCTGTCGGGACGCGGCGGGTACCTGCGCGCGGGCCATCGGGCCGGCCGGGGAGGCCGGCGCCCCGGAGACCGGACCGCCGGAGACCGGACCGGGGTGTCCACCACCGCCCCGGGCCTGCTGGGAGAGGGCGAGCTTGGCCTGCCGGGCGACGGCGGCCAGGGCGGCGGCGCTCGGCCAGCGGTGACCGGGCTCCTTGGCCATGGCCCGCTCCACTATCGCCTTGACCTGCGGCGGAATGTCACCGGGCAGCGCCCGGGGAGTGTCCCGGACGTGCTTCATCGCGATCTCGAGAGGATTGTCACCCTCGAAGGGCCGCCGCCCGGCCAGACACTGGTAGGCCACGACGCCGAGCGCGTACACGTCGGACGCGGGGGTGGCGACCGCACCGGTGGCCTGC harbors:
- a CDS encoding serine/threonine-protein kinase, producing the protein MLSPGVQLGNRYRLDERIASGGMGDVWRGTDQVLGRTVAVKSLLPALLDEPGFAERFRGEARTMATINHPGVVDVYDFGSDQQIAFLVMEYVEGDALSSTLSRVGRLTPARTMALLAQAADALHAAHEKGIVHRDVKPGNLLVRPNGTLVLTDFGIARSELVGQLTAAGSVLGTASYISPEQATGAVATPASDVYALGVVAYQCLAGRRPFEGDNPLEIAMKHVRDTPRALPGDIPPQVKAIVERAMAKEPGHRWPSAAALAAVARQAKLALSQQARGGGGHPGPVSGGPVSGAPASPAGPMARAQVPAASRQQPAALSHQHRPPAGGQARPSAAGQARPPASGQARPPVQARHPQQVQRPAAQAAPMVPYQQPRGAASVPPAQLRSDRPMGYARQPLPAPAPPPRSRSGMVTLAILLAVLILVCSGVLSYSARNNLLNGDPGAPRTTSGALSAHGRDDPVGTPYRRVVRPGPGAGETTTSEGRRTR
- the pknB gene encoding Stk1 family PASTA domain-containing Ser/Thr kinase, whose product is MTAQARLLGGRYQVGELLGYGGMAEVHRGRDLRLGRDVAIKMLRTDLARDATFQMRFRREAQNAASLNHPAIVAVYDTGEETAPTGETLPFIVMEFVNGRTLKEVLGVEGRLQPRRALEICADMCAALEFSHRHGIIHRDIKPGNVMLTQTGQVKVMDFGIARALASGATTMTQTSAVIGTAQYLSPEQARGEAVDARSDVYAAGCVLFELVCGHPPFVGDSPVSVAYQHVREAPPTPSDINPDVTPAIDAIVLKALSKNPLNRYQSAGEMRADLLRAAAGRPVMATPVMTQDETTPMAAASSGYPTQVVGQQTRQIPARVGDPQRRKSSAWVIAAFAAVGVLAVIALVAALLMNGAGDETKTSPVPNLAGKTQDAAFTEIRNLGLVPATGDQVFDSTCKVGTVAKQDPPAGTALEENRQVTVNICGGKPEVSIPTGLKGSKVESAETRLTNDKFRVKVVTKDSEESEDIVLDVSPPEGEKVPEGTEVTLTVSKGNVREVPNVKDLSQTEATRALQNAGFKVNAELGSEVPADEAGKVQSQNPKGGTKKAKNTTVTIVVSVPEVTESPTPPTPTTPVPTTTPPGDGTGGGFPLPTPPFRVEDE